A portion of the Eubacterium maltosivorans genome contains these proteins:
- the trxB gene encoding thioredoxin-disulfide reductase, with translation MKMFDVIVLGGGPAGYTAALYCARANLKTMILEKMWPGGQMATTSQVDNYPGFNEGIDGHELSERMKLGAERFGVISEYGEVVSIEASGQPKRIKTNSAEYECKALIIATGAAPRSLNLPHEDELRGRGVAYCATCDGMFFKNKVVAVVGGGNSAVADALYLSKICKKVYLIHRRNRLNATKTYLAPLDEAENIEFIWSSQVVEPIYGDLLTGIKLENTETGAVSQLDCDGLFIAIGRRPNTDLFEGIVDIDEAGYIIADETTQTNVEGIYAVGDVRTKPLRQIITAASDGAVASKFIEDYFVQLCGRNHKVKSLRYKSEPNRFFVLTPENYEVGELNLEPTTDNTFIITHVGVDNSYNGLGIAKELVRQTVEAARQNHWKLIPRCPFAKVEYDKHPEYKDTLA, from the coding sequence ATGAAGATGTTTGACGTTATTGTACTGGGCGGCGGACCTGCAGGCTATACAGCCGCGCTATACTGCGCCCGGGCGAACCTGAAAACCATGATTTTAGAAAAGATGTGGCCGGGCGGGCAGATGGCGACCACCAGCCAGGTCGATAATTATCCTGGATTTAATGAAGGGATTGACGGCCATGAGCTGAGTGAGCGTATGAAGCTGGGCGCGGAACGTTTTGGCGTGATCTCCGAATACGGCGAGGTCGTCAGTATCGAAGCCAGCGGCCAGCCAAAACGCATCAAGACAAACAGTGCCGAGTATGAGTGCAAGGCCCTGATCATCGCCACCGGCGCCGCCCCGCGAAGCCTCAACCTTCCCCATGAAGATGAGCTGCGTGGACGCGGCGTAGCCTACTGTGCCACCTGTGACGGCATGTTCTTCAAAAATAAAGTGGTCGCTGTTGTGGGCGGCGGCAACTCCGCGGTGGCCGATGCCCTGTATCTGTCCAAAATCTGTAAAAAGGTTTACCTCATTCACCGCCGCAACCGGCTAAACGCTACCAAGACCTATCTGGCGCCACTGGATGAGGCCGAAAATATCGAATTTATCTGGAGCAGCCAGGTGGTGGAACCCATTTACGGTGACCTTTTAACTGGTATTAAGCTTGAAAACACCGAGACCGGCGCGGTTTCCCAGTTAGACTGTGACGGGCTGTTTATCGCCATTGGCCGGCGCCCCAACACGGATCTGTTCGAGGGCATTGTGGATATCGACGAGGCAGGCTACATCATAGCTGATGAAACCACTCAGACCAATGTGGAAGGCATCTACGCGGTCGGCGATGTCCGCACCAAGCCGCTGCGCCAGATCATCACCGCGGCCTCTGACGGCGCGGTGGCCTCAAAATTTATTGAGGACTACTTTGTGCAGCTGTGCGGCAGAAACCATAAGGTAAAAAGCCTGCGCTACAAGAGTGAGCCCAACCGTTTCTTTGTCCTGACTCCGGAAAACTACGAGGTTGGCGAGCTGAACCTTGAGCCCACCACGGACAACACCTTTATCATCACTCATGTGGGCGTTGACAACAGCTACAACGGCCTGGGTATTGCGAAAGAGCTGGTGCGGCAGACCGTTGAAGCCGCGCGCCAGAATCACTGGAAGCTTATTCCAAGATGTCCCTTTGCAAAGGTAGAATATGACAAGCATCCCGAATATAAAGACACCTTAGCCTGA
- the trxB gene encoding thioredoxin-disulfide reductase: protein MENNKYDVIILGGGPGGYTAALYCARAGLSTMVLEKMWPGGQMATTSRVDNYPGFEEGVDGVELSGKMQQSAERFGVVTEIGEVLSIDLERQPKVIRTGKGEFEAGAVILATGAAPRTLGIPGEDELRGRGMAYCATCDGMFYRNRTVVVVGGGNSAVADALFLAKICKKVYIVHRRDTLRASKTYMKTLEKTENIEFVWDSRVVEVLHDDLVTGVKVENVKTGEVSELSCDGVFVAVGRTPNTDMFKGVLDLDAQGYLIADETTKTNIPGVFAVGDVRTKPLRQIVTATADGAVASKYAEEYLAELCADK, encoded by the coding sequence ATGGAAAATAATAAATACGACGTGATCATATTAGGCGGCGGGCCGGGCGGTTACACAGCGGCACTGTACTGCGCGCGCGCAGGCCTTTCTACAATGGTGCTCGAAAAGATGTGGCCGGGCGGACAGATGGCGACCACCAGCCGGGTCGACAATTACCCGGGATTTGAGGAGGGCGTGGACGGCGTTGAGCTCAGCGGAAAGATGCAGCAGAGCGCCGAACGCTTTGGCGTTGTAACAGAAATCGGCGAGGTGTTATCCATTGATCTGGAGAGACAGCCGAAGGTAATCCGGACGGGCAAGGGCGAGTTTGAGGCAGGGGCCGTTATTTTAGCGACAGGCGCAGCCCCCAGAACACTCGGTATTCCCGGGGAGGATGAGCTCCGCGGCAGAGGGATGGCTTATTGCGCGACCTGTGACGGTATGTTTTACCGCAACCGGACAGTGGTTGTGGTGGGCGGCGGTAACTCCGCGGTGGCGGACGCCCTGTTTTTAGCAAAAATCTGCAAGAAGGTTTATATTGTGCACCGCCGAGATACCCTCAGGGCATCAAAAACATACATGAAGACTTTAGAAAAAACTGAAAACATTGAATTTGTCTGGGATTCCAGAGTGGTCGAGGTGCTTCATGACGACCTGGTAACCGGCGTAAAGGTAGAGAATGTTAAAACCGGCGAGGTGTCAGAGCTTTCCTGCGACGGTGTTTTTGTAGCGGTTGGCCGGACGCCGAACACAGATATGTTCAAGGGCGTTCTGGACCTTGACGCGCAGGGCTACCTGATTGCGGACGAGACAACAAAAACCAATATCCCTGGTGTCTTTGCGGTCGGTGACGTGCGCACTAAGCCCTTGCGCCAGATTGTTACCGCTACGGCTGACGGCGCGGTAGCGTCTAAATATGCTGAGGAATACCTGGCAGAGCTCTGTGCCGATAAATAG
- a CDS encoding GNAT family N-acetyltransferase, with amino-acid sequence MIEYKNGENRIYAVTDGGTEVGEIEFVPTGESMFIISHTEVAEDMGGLGIGKVLVEKAVQKARDENKKIIPLCPFARAEFDKHPEYRELEANA; translated from the coding sequence ATGATTGAATATAAAAATGGTGAAAACCGCATCTATGCTGTGACTGATGGAGGAACAGAGGTCGGAGAAATCGAATTTGTGCCGACCGGAGAGAGCATGTTTATTATCTCGCATACAGAAGTGGCAGAAGACATGGGAGGCCTGGGCATTGGAAAAGTACTGGTCGAAAAAGCAGTACAAAAGGCAAGGGATGAAAACAAAAAAATCATTCCGCTGTGTCCCTTTGCGCGGGCGGAGTTTGACAAACACCCTGAATACCGCGAGTTAGAAGCCAACGCATAA
- the gshAB gene encoding bifunctional glutamate--cysteine ligase GshA/glutathione synthetase GshB, with protein sequence MNLDILKNTFTSNELLTGDFGLEREGLRVTAAGKLAMTPHPAIFGNKLKNPYITTDFSESQVEVVTPAYDTVPKTYAVLEGLCDIVNNEIGDEYFWPQSMPCDIPEDGDIPIAVYEGEKDAEAAMAYRKGLIERYGGKKQLISGIHFNFSFTERFIDKLHAAVAPEKPRKDFKDGVYLKLVRNYLRYRWLVIYLLGCSSALHKSYIPECVSQMEPVGDDSYVLKTGPSFRNSICGYKNKIALFPSYRTVREYTADVQNFVDKGLISAPKELYTQIRMKAKGVDNILESLEEDGIKYLEIRTVDLNVFDKCGIAEKDLVFLHQFMLYLLVEEESDDADWQKEGLENEEKVAFFGLDPNLMIRQNGKEVSMTRWALEILEKMQKMDIELELGNGGVLKVMTDRVIHPEHTYAYRMAEIVEKEGYLKGMMRLAETYKKESHDTRYLLKGFDNYELSTQILIKEAITRGVPVEEIDPQDNFIGLGRGDKKTYVKQATKTELDNYITVLVMENKVVTKKIMAQKGIPVPAGEEFSSYDEAARRIGPYVGKKVVIKPKSTNYGLGICIFDQGGSEKDLLEAVEIAFEYDKTVIIEEFIPGQEYRFLVIGGEVAAVLKRVPANVTGDGVHTITQLVDVKNRHPFRGYGYTAPLKKIELDEQTELYLKQQELKFGDVLPDGKTVYLRGNSNISTGGDSIDMTDEMPDFFKRIAVEAAASVKAVFCGVDIIIEDYRDEKSPFGIIELNFNPSTDMHAYPYQGTERRTGEFILRALGLIEN encoded by the coding sequence ATGAACTTAGATATTTTAAAAAATACATTTACAAGCAACGAGCTGCTGACCGGTGATTTTGGTCTGGAACGCGAAGGCTTGCGGGTGACAGCGGCAGGAAAGCTCGCCATGACACCGCATCCGGCGATTTTTGGCAACAAGCTGAAAAACCCTTACATCACAACCGATTTTTCAGAAAGCCAGGTGGAGGTCGTTACACCAGCCTATGACACAGTGCCTAAGACTTACGCGGTGCTTGAAGGGCTTTGCGACATCGTCAACAATGAAATCGGAGACGAGTATTTCTGGCCCCAGTCCATGCCCTGTGACATTCCAGAGGACGGGGACATCCCCATCGCGGTGTATGAGGGCGAAAAGGACGCCGAGGCGGCGATGGCCTACCGGAAAGGGCTGATTGAGCGTTACGGCGGCAAAAAACAGCTGATTTCCGGCATTCATTTCAATTTTTCCTTTACCGAACGTTTTATTGATAAGCTGCACGCTGCCGTCGCGCCGGAGAAGCCGCGCAAGGACTTCAAGGATGGCGTATACCTCAAGCTGGTCCGAAACTATCTGCGCTACCGGTGGCTGGTTATCTACCTTTTAGGCTGCAGCTCGGCCCTGCATAAAAGCTACATTCCCGAATGTGTCAGCCAGATGGAGCCTGTGGGTGATGACTCCTATGTGTTAAAAACTGGCCCATCCTTCAGAAATTCCATCTGCGGCTATAAAAATAAAATCGCCCTTTTCCCAAGCTACCGCACCGTCAGAGAGTATACGGCGGATGTCCAGAACTTTGTGGACAAGGGCCTGATCTCAGCGCCCAAGGAGCTCTATACCCAAATTCGGATGAAGGCAAAGGGTGTGGACAATATTCTAGAATCACTGGAAGAGGATGGCATTAAATACCTTGAAATCCGGACAGTGGACCTGAATGTCTTTGACAAATGCGGCATTGCCGAAAAGGATCTGGTGTTTCTGCACCAGTTTATGCTCTACCTGCTGGTTGAAGAGGAATCAGACGATGCGGACTGGCAGAAGGAGGGGCTTGAAAATGAAGAAAAAGTCGCCTTTTTTGGTCTGGACCCCAACCTTATGATCCGCCAGAACGGCAAAGAGGTCTCTATGACCCGCTGGGCCCTTGAGATTCTCGAAAAAATGCAGAAGATGGATATTGAGCTGGAACTCGGAAACGGCGGTGTGCTGAAGGTAATGACGGACCGTGTTATCCATCCGGAGCATACCTACGCTTACCGGATGGCCGAAATTGTGGAAAAGGAAGGCTATCTAAAGGGGATGATGCGTCTGGCGGAAACCTATAAAAAGGAAAGCCACGACACCCGTTATCTTTTAAAGGGCTTTGATAACTATGAGCTTTCCACCCAGATCCTTATCAAGGAAGCCATCACCCGAGGCGTTCCAGTTGAGGAAATCGACCCTCAGGATAATTTTATCGGCCTTGGCAGGGGAGATAAGAAGACCTATGTCAAGCAGGCGACAAAAACGGAGCTGGACAATTATATCACCGTTCTCGTTATGGAAAATAAGGTGGTTACCAAGAAAATCATGGCGCAAAAGGGCATTCCGGTACCAGCCGGCGAGGAATTCTCAAGCTATGATGAAGCCGCGCGCCGCATTGGCCCCTATGTCGGGAAAAAGGTAGTTATTAAGCCAAAATCCACAAACTATGGGCTGGGAATCTGTATCTTTGACCAGGGAGGCAGCGAGAAGGACCTCCTTGAAGCAGTTGAAATTGCCTTCGAATACGACAAGACTGTCATCATTGAGGAGTTTATCCCGGGACAGGAATACCGCTTCCTGGTGATCGGCGGGGAGGTGGCCGCAGTTCTGAAGCGTGTTCCGGCCAATGTGACCGGCGATGGCGTCCACACCATCACCCAGCTGGTCGATGTTAAAAACAGACATCCCTTCAGAGGCTACGGCTATACTGCGCCCCTTAAAAAAATTGAGCTGGACGAGCAGACCGAGCTTTATTTAAAACAGCAGGAGCTGAAATTTGGCGATGTGCTGCCAGATGGAAAAACAGTCTATCTGCGGGGCAACTCGAACATCAGCACCGGCGGCGACAGCATTGACATGACCGATGAAATGCCGGACTTCTTTAAACGCATTGCCGTGGAGGCCGCGGCATCGGTGAAGGCTGTATTCTGCGGTGTGGATATCATCATTGAGGACTACCGGGACGAGAAATCACCCTTCGGCATCATTGAACTGAATTTTAATCCGAGTACCGATATGCACGCTTACCCTTATCAGGGAACTGAACGGCGCACCGGCGAGTTTATCCTGCGCGCCCTTGGACTCATTGAAAATTAA
- a CDS encoding acyl-[acyl-carrier-protein] thioesterase — MGIIYEKKQKINGYECTYNYQLQPTAALNYFQQTSQEQSEQLGVGPEVLDEMGLAWFLVKYKLQFHEYPKFNDEVMVETEAIAFDKFAAHRRFAIKSLDGRMMVEGDTEWMLQNRSENRLERLSNVPELDVYESGHENHFKLKRVAKVDEWTDSKNFQVRYLDIDFNSHVNHVKYLAWALETLPLEKVKAGEIETAKIIYKNQGFYGDMITVKSAEIAEDTYRMDIENQEGTLLCQIEMTMRIREE; from the coding sequence GTGGGAATTATTTACGAGAAAAAACAGAAGATCAACGGCTATGAATGCACCTATAATTATCAGCTGCAGCCGACAGCAGCGTTGAACTACTTTCAGCAGACCAGCCAGGAGCAGAGCGAGCAGCTCGGCGTAGGGCCAGAGGTTCTGGATGAGATGGGCCTGGCCTGGTTCCTGGTAAAATACAAGCTGCAGTTTCATGAATACCCGAAGTTTAACGATGAGGTTATGGTCGAGACGGAGGCCATCGCCTTTGACAAATTCGCCGCCCACCGTCGTTTTGCCATCAAATCTCTGGATGGCAGAATGATGGTGGAGGGCGATACGGAATGGATGCTGCAAAACCGCAGTGAAAATCGTCTGGAGCGGCTGAGCAATGTGCCGGAGCTGGACGTTTACGAAAGCGGCCACGAAAACCATTTTAAGCTTAAACGGGTCGCGAAGGTGGATGAATGGACGGATTCCAAGAATTTTCAGGTTCGTTACCTGGACATTGATTTTAACAGCCACGTCAACCATGTCAAGTATCTGGCGTGGGCGCTGGAGACCCTGCCCCTGGAAAAGGTAAAGGCAGGCGAGATCGAAACCGCGAAAATTATCTACAAAAATCAGGGCTTCTACGGCGACATGATCACCGTGAAATCTGCCGAAATCGCTGAGGACACTTACCGAATGGACATCGAGAACCAGGAGGGAACCCTCCTCTGTCAGATTGAAATGACCATGAGGATAAGGGAGGAATGA
- a CDS encoding patatin-like phospholipase family protein codes for MRFEKTALVLEGGGFRGIYSSGVLDYFMEKSLEFPYIIGVSMGAINGANYISEQPGRSFAIAETFMPDKRYMGMGNLLKEGNFFSRSFAYNELPRRYNIFDMKTYYSSDIAFYLTATDCESGEARYFEKMEGDVAELIAASTSLPFMSQMVEIDGRPYMDGGIADSVPVRRALSDGNEKAVLVLTREKGYRKEPYGHERMVRSYYRKHPAFADGILNRHLFYNETMDLIDALEDEGKIYVLRPENPIETKVIDRNPEGVQKSYKTGYDQAKAEWAALMAYLEK; via the coding sequence ATGAGGTTTGAGAAAACAGCGCTGGTGCTGGAGGGCGGCGGCTTCAGAGGCATTTATTCCTCCGGCGTGCTGGATTATTTTATGGAAAAGTCACTGGAATTTCCTTACATCATCGGTGTTTCCATGGGCGCTATCAACGGCGCCAACTATATTTCTGAGCAGCCGGGCCGCAGCTTTGCCATCGCGGAAACCTTTATGCCGGATAAGCGGTATATGGGGATGGGGAATCTGCTGAAGGAAGGAAATTTTTTCAGCCGCAGCTTTGCCTATAACGAGCTGCCGAGACGTTATAATATTTTTGATATGAAAACCTACTACAGCTCTGACATCGCCTTTTACCTGACTGCTACCGACTGTGAAAGCGGGGAGGCCCGCTATTTTGAAAAGATGGAGGGCGATGTGGCGGAGCTCATTGCCGCGTCCACTTCGCTGCCGTTTATGAGCCAGATGGTGGAAATCGACGGCAGGCCTTACATGGATGGCGGGATTGCGGATTCCGTCCCGGTCCGGCGGGCGCTTTCGGACGGCAACGAGAAAGCCGTCCTGGTACTGACCCGTGAAAAAGGCTACCGGAAGGAGCCCTATGGCCATGAAAGGATGGTGCGCTCCTATTACCGGAAGCACCCGGCCTTTGCCGATGGCATACTAAACCGCCATCTGTTTTACAACGAAACCATGGATCTCATTGACGCGCTGGAGGACGAAGGGAAGATTTACGTGCTGCGGCCAGAAAACCCCATTGAGACAAAGGTGATCGACCGCAACCCAGAGGGCGTTCAGAAGAGCTATAAGACCGGCTATGATCAGGCAAAGGCCGAGTGGGCGGCACTCATGGCCTACCTGGAAAAATAA
- the glgB gene encoding 1,4-alpha-glucan branching protein GlgB, protein MKMHDFYIGKAFDAYDYFGAHRIEKAGREGFVFRVYAPGAEAVTLIGEFNGWQDTPMKPLGTGGIYECFVENADAGMLYKYRIHQMDGRVLDRADPYGCAMELRPNSASVLVKWDYVFKDEAWLKKRAKRPHYNEPMSIYEMHFGSWRRKAEEGPAGWYSYEELCGELLDYVREHGFTHVEFLPLTEYPADESWGYQVSGFYSATSRYGTPAELQYLIDTFHQAGIGVILDFVPVHFATNDYALTQFDGSALYEYPDADTGYSEWGSYNFNFYRGEVRSFLQSAAAFWIEKYHFDGLRMDAISNALYWQGDAARGVNEGAVEFIQTMNEGLAERYPGVLRMAEDSTNFLKVTAPVKYGGLGFDYKWDMGWMNDTLDFMKIHPDDRKDHMGRLAFSMHYFYNELYMLPFSHDEVVHGKKTILDKMNGSYEEKFEQARLLYLYMFTHPGKKLNFMGNEMGHFREWDEARELDWGLLKYPAHQEFSDYFSALNQFYRMCPALYENDYHSGYFSFVPVKTKETAVLAYRRSAGEQELLTVLNFAAKPVEELILEMTESKKVKEIFSTGNNSKRIAYKLKTQRAELMSAPHRAGKSKKAESPALKPEPERSHLLKMALEGFEGIVFEIVK, encoded by the coding sequence ATGAAAATGCATGATTTTTATATCGGAAAGGCCTTTGACGCCTACGACTACTTTGGTGCGCACCGCATTGAAAAGGCCGGCCGGGAGGGCTTTGTTTTCAGAGTATACGCGCCGGGAGCAGAAGCGGTTACGCTCATCGGGGAGTTTAACGGCTGGCAGGACACCCCCATGAAGCCCCTTGGTACGGGAGGAATCTATGAATGCTTTGTAGAGAATGCAGACGCCGGGATGCTCTATAAATATCGGATTCACCAAATGGACGGGCGTGTGCTGGACCGGGCAGACCCTTATGGCTGCGCTATGGAGCTGCGGCCAAATTCTGCATCGGTTTTAGTGAAGTGGGATTACGTGTTCAAGGACGAGGCATGGCTTAAGAAAAGAGCGAAGCGGCCCCATTATAATGAGCCCATGAGCATTTATGAGATGCATTTTGGCTCCTGGCGGCGTAAGGCGGAGGAGGGTCCAGCGGGCTGGTACAGCTATGAAGAGCTGTGCGGGGAGCTCCTGGATTATGTGCGTGAGCACGGCTTTACCCATGTGGAATTTCTTCCGCTGACAGAGTACCCTGCCGATGAGTCCTGGGGGTATCAGGTGTCGGGCTTTTATAGCGCGACCTCCCGCTACGGTACGCCGGCAGAGCTGCAGTATCTCATCGATACCTTCCACCAGGCTGGGATTGGTGTGATTCTGGATTTTGTCCCCGTACATTTTGCCACCAACGATTATGCCCTGACTCAGTTTGACGGATCAGCACTGTACGAATACCCTGACGCGGATACAGGCTACAGCGAATGGGGTTCCTATAATTTTAATTTTTACCGGGGAGAGGTACGGAGTTTTCTTCAGTCGGCGGCAGCCTTCTGGATCGAGAAATACCATTTTGACGGCCTGCGCATGGATGCCATCAGCAACGCCCTGTACTGGCAGGGAGACGCCGCCCGCGGTGTCAATGAGGGGGCGGTTGAGTTTATCCAGACCATGAATGAGGGCCTGGCGGAGCGTTATCCAGGAGTGCTGCGCATGGCCGAGGATTCCACCAATTTTTTAAAGGTGACAGCGCCTGTGAAATATGGCGGGCTGGGCTTTGATTATAAATGGGATATGGGGTGGATGAATGATACCCTGGATTTTATGAAGATTCACCCGGATGACCGCAAGGACCACATGGGCAGGCTGGCCTTTTCCATGCATTATTTTTATAATGAGCTTTATATGCTGCCCTTTTCCCACGATGAGGTAGTGCATGGGAAAAAAACTATTTTGGATAAAATGAACGGCAGCTATGAAGAAAAGTTTGAGCAGGCGCGTCTTTTGTATCTCTACATGTTTACCCATCCCGGTAAAAAGCTGAACTTCATGGGGAACGAAATGGGGCATTTCAGAGAGTGGGATGAAGCGCGCGAGCTGGACTGGGGACTGCTCAAATACCCTGCCCATCAGGAATTTTCTGATTATTTTTCTGCCCTGAACCAGTTTTACAGGATGTGCCCGGCGCTCTATGAAAATGACTACCACAGCGGATATTTTTCCTTTGTTCCGGTTAAAACAAAGGAAACTGCCGTGCTGGCTTACCGGCGCAGCGCGGGCGAGCAGGAGCTGCTGACAGTGCTTAATTTTGCCGCGAAACCTGTTGAGGAACTGATTCTTGAGATGACAGAAAGCAAAAAAGTTAAAGAAATTTTCAGTACTGGTAATAATAGCAAAAGAATCGCCTATAAGTTAAAAACCCAGAGGGCTGAATTAATGTCCGCACCACATCGTGCCGGCAAATCAAAAAAGGCAGAAAGCCCGGCTTTAAAGCCAGAGCCAGAGCGTTCACATCTACTAAAAATGGCGCTGGAGGGCTTTGAAGGAATTGTTTTTGAGATTGTAAAATAG